One window from the genome of Pyxicephalus adspersus chromosome 6, UCB_Pads_2.0, whole genome shotgun sequence encodes:
- the LOC140334136 gene encoding uncharacterized HIT-like protein Synpcc7942_1390 isoform X2 — MPPGQALLRVLYASLAVKCTGIFQNSVVLASNQKWSQQQRSYCASDGICSDEVQKAQKAQSTSATIFSRIIDRSIPADIIYEDEQCLAFRDVSPQGPVHFLVIPRKPIPRISEATAEDTQLLGHLMFTATHLAKKEGLTDGYRLVINDGKQGAQSVYHLHLHVIGGRQMGWPPG; from the exons a TGCCGCCTGGCCAGGCGCTGTTACGGGTCCTGTATGCCAGCCTGGCAGTGAAATGTACCGGGATATTCCAGAACTCAGTGGTGCTGGCCAGTAATCAGAAATGGAGTCAGCAGCAG CGTTCGTATTGTGCAAGCGATGGAATTTGCAGTGACGAAGTGCAGAAAGCACAGAAAGCGCAAAGTACATCAGCCACAATTTTCTCCCGGATCATTGATCGCTCCATTCCAGCAGATATCATCTATGAGGATGAGCAG TGTTTGGCTTTCCGGGATGTCTCCCCACAGGGTCCCGTGCATTTTCTTGTAATACCAAGGAAACCAATCCCCAGAATAAGTGAAGCGACAGCTGAAGACACACAG CTCCTGGGTCATCTAATGTTCACAGCGACCCATCTGGCAAAGAAGGAGGGGCTAACTGATGGCTATAGACTTG TGATTAATGATGGAAAGCAGGGGGCGCAGTCCGTCTATCATCTCCATCTGCATGTGATTGGTGGCCGGCAGATGGGCTGGCCTCCAGGATAA
- the LOC140334136 gene encoding uncharacterized HIT-like protein Synpcc7942_1390 isoform X1, translating into MPPGQALLRVLYASLAVKCTGIFQNSVVLASNQKWSQQQRSYCASDGICSDEVQKAQKAQSTSATIFSRIIDRSIPADIIYEDEQCLAFRDVSPQGPVHFLVIPRKPIPRISEATAEDTQLLGHLMFTATHLAKKEGLTDGYRLVINDGKQGAQSVYHLHLHVIGGRQMGWPPG; encoded by the exons A TGCCGCCTGGCCAGGCGCTGTTACGGGTCCTGTATGCCAGCCTGGCAGTGAAATGTACCGGGATATTCCAGAACTCAGTGGTGCTGGCCAGTAATCAGAAATGGAGTCAGCAGCAG CGTTCGTATTGTGCAAGCGATGGAATTTGCAGTGACGAAGTGCAGAAAGCACAGAAAGCGCAAAGTACATCAGCCACAATTTTCTCCCGGATCATTGATCGCTCCATTCCAGCAGATATCATCTATGAGGATGAGCAG TGTTTGGCTTTCCGGGATGTCTCCCCACAGGGTCCCGTGCATTTTCTTGTAATACCAAGGAAACCAATCCCCAGAATAAGTGAAGCGACAGCTGAAGACACACAG CTCCTGGGTCATCTAATGTTCACAGCGACCCATCTGGCAAAGAAGGAGGGGCTAACTGATGGCTATAGACTTG TGATTAATGATGGAAAGCAGGGGGCGCAGTCCGTCTATCATCTCCATCTGCATGTGATTGGTGGCCGGCAGATGGGCTGGCCTCCAGGATAA